In Dehalogenimonas etheniformans, one genomic interval encodes:
- a CDS encoding fused DSP-PTPase phosphatase/NAD kinase-like protein has product MEKSIPKTNNLNFSWIIEGELAGHAAPVSEQDLSWLKKQGVLALVRMQETKYTPVTNSQITQLGLWDCHEPVADFTAPTLNQIRKIVAFIAKSLEATRPVGVSCGAGFGRTGTILACCLVSRDWEPQSAIDHVRSLRPGSIEPKSQESAVREYFRELRNM; this is encoded by the coding sequence ATGGAAAAGAGTATCCCGAAAACGAACAATTTGAATTTCAGCTGGATAATTGAGGGCGAGTTAGCCGGACATGCAGCCCCCGTATCAGAGCAAGACTTGTCATGGTTGAAGAAGCAAGGAGTCCTTGCCCTCGTGAGAATGCAAGAAACTAAATATACCCCGGTAACCAATTCTCAAATCACCCAACTCGGACTTTGGGATTGCCACGAACCGGTAGCCGACTTTACAGCCCCTACGCTGAATCAAATACGCAAGATAGTGGCCTTCATCGCAAAGTCGCTCGAAGCTACAAGACCGGTAGGCGTTTCGTGCGGAGCCGGTTTTGGCCGCACTGGGACCATTCTTGCCTGTTGCCTGGTTAGCCGCGACTGGGAGCCGCAAAGCGCCATTGATCATGTCCGGAGCCTGAGGCCGGGTTCGATTGAACCGAAGAGCCAGGAAAGTGCGGTGAGAGAATATTTTCGAGAGCTTCGAAATATGTAG